The region GGGCGCACAAAGGTGCGCCCTTGCGTTTTTCGGGCAAGGAGAGGCTACTGAGCCGCCTGCATGGCCTCTGCTAACCCCGGTTTCGGATCATCTCTTTGGCAGTGTTTCGTGCTGAGCAAAGCGTCCCAAGCGAAAGCGCGGGCGTGGGTGAGCGCTGCAGTCGAAGGACGGAATGAAGTCAAATCCGAAACGCCACGCACAGCGCGTTTCGACTGCGCTTGCTTCGCAATCTCCGCTCAAGGCGCTTATTCGAAACTCAGGTGCTGCTAAGCCGTCGTCTTCAGCGTCGTGCCGGTCAAAGCCTCATACACCGCCACCACAGCCGAGTTATCCAGATCGCCGAAGCCGAGTTCCTGCATCGAGCGGAACAGTTGGGTATGGGCGGCGGTGGAAGGTAACGGCATGCCGTAAGCGCGGGCCGTGTCGAGCACAATATCCAGGTCTTTGAGCATCATGTAGGCCTTGAAGCCAGGCTCACGATGGCCCGCAAAGAGGCGCTGGGGCTTGGTATCCAGGGTCCAGCACTGGGCTGCCCCGCCGCGAATGGCTGCCACCACCCGCTGAGGGTCCACACCCGCCTTCTGGGAAAGCAACAGCAGTTCGGCCATTGCCACCATTTGCGCCGCCACCATAATCTGGTTGGCAGCCTTGGCAACCTGCCCGGCGCCGGCTCCGCCAATGTGGGTAATGGAGCGTCCCTCAGCCTCCAACACAGGCCGGGCTTTTTCCAGCGCCTCGGCCGGGCCGCCCACCATGATGGTCAGCGTGCCTTCGCGCGCGCCAATATCGCCGCCGCTGACCGGCGCATCCAGGCACTGCACGCCCTTTGCCCCCAGCACCTCGGCAATGTGGCGCGCGGTTTCCGGCTTGATGGTGGAATGGTCGATGAAAATCATGCCAGGGCGGGCGGCCTCGATGATGCCGTTTTCGCCCAATGCCACGGCTTCCACATCGGGCGAATCGGGCAGGTTGGTGATGACGACATCCACCTGAGCCGCGACCTCCTCGGGGGAAGAAGCCGCCACCGCCCCTTCCGCGGCCAATTCCTCTACCGCGGCCCGCGAGCGGTTGTGCACCACCAGCGGGAAGCCGGCTTTCAAGATATTGCGCGCCATGGGCTTCCCCATCAGGCCCAGGCCAATGTAACCCACACGTAACATATTGACCTCCAGAGAAGTGTTTACGCCGCGGCGGAAGCCTGGGAAGGCGGGGCATCCAGGAAGCGTCGCACCGCGGCAAGATGGTCGGGAGAAACCAGGCGTTCGGTTTCCCACAAATCGAGCAATTCGGTGAGGGTGAAGACGGCATGCAAACGCAAGCCACGGGCCGCCAGTTGTTTTCGCGCGCCCGACTGGCGGTCAATCAGCACGACCACATCGCGGACCTGCAGCCCCACGGCCTGCAGTTTCTCGGCGGCCTCGAACTTGCTGCCGCCGGTAGTCGCCAGGTCATCGAGCATCACTGCCGTTTCGCCCGCTTCAAAAACGCCCTCGACGGCTGCTCGCGTGCCATAGGCTTTGGCCTCTTTACGCGGGTAAATCAGCGGCACGCCCAGCCGCAGGGCCACGGCCGTGCCGATGGGCAGCGCGGCGTAAGGCAAAGCCGCGAGGCGCTGAAAGGCCAGCGGCGCGAGCAGGTCGGCATAAAGCATAGCAACATCGCTCAGCAGGCCCGGGAACGAAGCCAGCCGCCGCAGGTCAAGGTAGATGGGCGATTGCAGCCCCGATTTGAGCGTAAAGCGCCCAAAACGCACGCAGCCGGAAGTCACCAGCCGACGCGCCACTTTCACCCGCAAGGCTGCGTTGGGAGGCAGGGGTGCAGGCGGCGTTTCCAGCGAGGCCGGTTGCCGGGAAGGAGCAAAAGCCACCCGGGCAATGCGTTCCCGCAGCAGGCGGGCAGCGTCGGCGGGAGCCTCTGCCCGGCTGATGCCGCGCGAAACCGCGACAAGCATGCCCAGACCATCGGCGCGCAAGCCCACCGTCAGGGCGGCTTCCAAATTACCGCCCTGCGCCCCCACACCCGGGGCCAGGAACCACAGGCCGGAAGCCGCAGCCCGCAGGCGCTGCAAGGCTTCCAGGTGGGTTGCCCCCACCACCAGCCCGACGTGTCCCGCCGCGCCCCACGTTCGCGCCAGGGCGGCTACACGCTCGTAAAGCAGCCCGCCTTCCGCCAGCGGCGCATCCTGCAAATCGGCACTGCCGGGGTTAGAGGTTTTCGCGAGCAAAAAAACGCCTTTGTGGGGCGTTTCCAGAAACGGCAGCACGGCATCGCGCCCGAGGTAGGGGTTGACGGTGAGGGCATCGGCGCGCAGGGTGTCGAAGGCCGCATGAGCATACGCACGCGCGGTGGAAGCAATGTCACCGCGCTTGGCATCCAGCACCACGGGAAGCCCCGTAGCATGGGCCGCGGCAATCACCTCAGCCAAGGCCTCCCAACCCGCCGCGCCGTAAATTTCAAAGAAAGCCGCATTGGGTTTGAAGGCCAGGGCAAAGGGCGCGGTGGCATCGATCAGCCGCAGGCAGAAATCGCGCGCGGCCGCTGCCGTGGGTTCCGGCAGGTCTTCAGGGTGCGGGTCAAGCCCCACGCACAGCAAGGTTTCCCGCTCGCGCGCCAGGGCTTCCAAAGCATGGGAAAAAAGCGTCACTTCAACCTCCGCGCGAAGGGCGCGTGGCCGCACCACGCGCCCCAAAAAGACCTCACGCCGCGCAGTTTACGGGCGGCGCACGACGAAGTTGTCGAACAAAATATCGGTGCCTTTTTTGTCGAACGTCCCGGCCATCAGGCCGCCATCGCCCGAGGGGGCAATGCGGTCGTCGGTGACGGTGAGAATGCGCTTGCCATTGACGGTGAGCGTCAGAGTATTGCCCACACAACTGGCCTCGATGTGATATGTCACCCCTTCGCCCTGGGGCAATTTATCCGTCGGCACCATCTTGCCTTCTTTGTTGAGCATCTTCTGGTCACCTTTGAAGACGATGCCGATGCCCGCGTAGCCATCGTTGCTGATGACGAAGAAGTAATAGTTGTCTGCGTCGTGATAGCGGCAAATCACGCCAAAATCGTTATCCAGCGGGCCACTGTTGCGGACAGCATCCACAGCCACCACCACATCCCCATCGAAATTCTTGCCGGGGTTGGCCCAAATGTCGGTGTTGCTCTCATTAACCAGAATACGATAACGACCATCGACGTAATCGGTCATGCTGCCGCTGGGGTCTTTGACCCGGTCCCATCCGCTGCCGGTATCGGAGAAATCATCGCGAAAAAGCACTTTGCTTTGTGCAGCGGGGGTAGGCGTCGCCTCTGCCGAAGAACCACCGCCAAAACTGAAACTGCAGGCGATGACCACCAGCGCGAGGCCGACCAGTAATAACCATAAACGTTTCATACAAGTCACTCCTTTTTCAAAGGGGCGGCGTGTCTTGCTTTTGACAGGGAAAACACACCCAAGGGATCGGGGGCAACTGCGCCAAGCACGCGCCAGGTTAAGGAAAAGCCTGCATGTATTGTAGCATAAGGAAACAACAGGCATGTGCTTTAGCCAAAGCACATGCCTGACACAACCAGGGGGCTCAAAAAGTCGCTCCGGGGCCTCAGGCTTACAATTTAAACTCCATCGGCACCTGAGGTTTGGGCGGGTTGAGCCGCCGCTCGATTTCCCGCGCCAGCGTTTCCTTGTCGGGAATCAGCCCCTGGGCTTCACGCTCGCGCTGGCAGGCCTCACAAGGGCAGAGTTTGCGCAAATAGCCCCAATTGTAGATACCGTAGTGATGGCCGTCTTCCCAGATGATGTTGAAGCCATAGTTGCCCACAGGGTCAATGGCTTTGATGTGTGTGCGAGGCGAATCTTCTTGGGGGAGAAAGAAAACCACCGGGTCAGGGTCTTTGCGCATGTTTTCGTGGCCGCCGGCGCACTCAGCGCAGGGACAGGCGTGGCGCAGCAACGAAAAGGAATACACGCTCACGTGGCCGTCTTCCCACACAATGGTGAGTTCGGCTTTCTGGCGGTCAGCAGTAATGCTGGCAGGTTTGATCATCGCGGTCATGAGATGCCTCCACGGGGAAGTTCAGGTTTCCTCAAGAGAGGAAGCCGTCGCGCCTGAAAGGGGGTTTTCGGCCGCGGGGTAAGAACCCAACAATTTGAGGAAAGCCGCTCGTGCCAGCAGCCCCACCAACGCTTCTGCACAGCGCGGCTCCTGCCATGCCCCTTCGCAATCCAGGTAAAAAACGTAATGCCACGGGCGGTTGCGCCGGGGACGGCTTTCCAGTTTGGTGAGGTTGAGGCCGCGGCGGGCAAATTCGTTCAGGCAAGCCACCAGCGCGCCGGGGCGGTGCGGTACGGCAAAGACCAGCGAGGTTTTCATGTGCGGCTGAGGTTCGGCTTCCTCATAGCCCACAACGAAGAAACGGGTGACATTCCAGGCTCGGTCTTGCACATCGGCCGCCAGCACCTGCAAGCCATAGATTTCAGCAGCCAGACGGCTGGCGAGCACCGCCACGCCAGGCTGGGGCTTCGCGGCAAGGTCTTTGGCGCTACCGGCGGTATCATACCACGGCTCGGCGCGCCAGCCATGGGCTGCAAGGTAATCTTCACACTGGGCAAGGGCTTGCGGGTGTGAGCGCACGGTATGGACGTCTTCCAAACGCGTGCCTTCCGGGGCCATAAGATGGTGGCGCACGGGCAAATACACCTCGCCGCTCACCCGCAAATCGTGCGCCAGCAGCAGGTCATAGGCTTTGTTGATGGAACCCGCGACTGCATTTTCCACCGGCAACATGCCGTAATCGGCCTGGCCGGATTCCACCGCGGCAAAAAT is a window of Chloroflexota bacterium DNA encoding:
- the pheA gene encoding prephenate dehydratase; amino-acid sequence: MTTVAFQGEHGAYSEEAIRQHFGKAVETLPCRTFEDIFAAVESGQADYGMLPVENAVAGSINKAYDLLLAHDLRVSGEVYLPVRHHLMAPEGTRLEDVHTVRSHPQALAQCEDYLAAHGWRAEPWYDTAGSAKDLAAKPQPGVAVLASRLAAEIYGLQVLAADVQDRAWNVTRFFVVGYEEAEPQPHMKTSLVFAVPHRPGALVACLNEFARRGLNLTKLESRPRRNRPWHYVFYLDCEGAWQEPRCAEALVGLLARAAFLKLLGSYPAAENPLSGATASSLEET
- the pyrF gene encoding orotidine-5'-phosphate decarboxylase, translated to MGRVVRPRALRAEVEVTLFSHALEALARERETLLCVGLDPHPEDLPEPTAAAARDFCLRLIDATAPFALAFKPNAAFFEIYGAAGWEALAEVIAAAHATGLPVVLDAKRGDIASTARAYAHAAFDTLRADALTVNPYLGRDAVLPFLETPHKGVFLLAKTSNPGSADLQDAPLAEGGLLYERVAALARTWGAAGHVGLVVGATHLEALQRLRAAASGLWFLAPGVGAQGGNLEAALTVGLRADGLGMLVAVSRGISRAEAPADAARLLRERIARVAFAPSRQPASLETPPAPLPPNAALRVKVARRLVTSGCVRFGRFTLKSGLQSPIYLDLRRLASFPGLLSDVAMLYADLLAPLAFQRLAALPYAALPIGTAVALRLGVPLIYPRKEAKAYGTRAAVEGVFEAGETAVMLDDLATTGGSKFEAAEKLQAVGLQVRDVVVLIDRQSGARKQLAARGLRLHAVFTLTELLDLWETERLVSPDHLAAVRRFLDAPPSQASAAA
- a CDS encoding 2-hydroxy-3-oxopropionate reductase encodes the protein MLRVGYIGLGLMGKPMARNILKAGFPLVVHNRSRAAVEELAAEGAVAASSPEEVAAQVDVVITNLPDSPDVEAVALGENGIIEAARPGMIFIDHSTIKPETARHIAEVLGAKGVQCLDAPVSGGDIGAREGTLTIMVGGPAEALEKARPVLEAEGRSITHIGGAGAGQVAKAANQIMVAAQMVAMAELLLLSQKAGVDPQRVVAAIRGGAAQCWTLDTKPQRLFAGHREPGFKAYMMLKDLDIVLDTARAYGMPLPSTAAHTQLFRSMQELGFGDLDNSAVVAVYEALTGTTLKTTA
- a CDS encoding DUF971 domain-containing protein, whose product is MTAMIKPASITADRQKAELTIVWEDGHVSVYSFSLLRHACPCAECAGGHENMRKDPDPVVFFLPQEDSPRTHIKAIDPVGNYGFNIIWEDGHHYGIYNWGYLRKLCPCEACQREREAQGLIPDKETLAREIERRLNPPKPQVPMEFKL